Genomic DNA from Arthrobacter sp. B1I2:
ACCGTTGAAGTACATGGTGGAGGAACCGCCGCCGTCGATGTTGTACGCCGTCGTGGCGCCCAGGCCCTGCATGATTCCGGCCAAGCCGGTCATGGTGACGCCAGCGCTGTAGCCCGGGCTCCGCCCGTCCACCACCACGAACACCAGGTGGTTCTGGTCGATGACGCCCACGGCGGTGCGCGGCTGTTCGCCCTGGATGGAGTGGTTGCCGAAGTTGGTGTCCACCTCCACGTCTTCGATTCCGGCGGCTACCTGGCCGTTGTCCAGCAGCGACGGGCCGAAGGAGAGGGTGTTCCAGACGCCGTCGGCCACCAGCTGCGCGGCCGTGGTAGCGGTTTCGTCATAGACCTTCACGGTCCCGTCCCGGTAGAAAGCCAGTCCCTGGCGTGCCCCGGCATCCCGGAACACCACGCCGTTGCGGATTACGATGCCGGTGTCGCGGAAGCCGTAGTAATCGCCGTTGATGGCGAAGACCGCGTTGTTGGCTTCCGCGATGGCGGACGTGTTTTCGGTGATGTTCCCACCGAAGCTGTTGTTGGCGAATGCGGACTGCAGGGCAGTGGCATCGGAGAGTACGACGTCGGCGACGTAGTAGGTGACCGTGCTGTCACCGCTGCCCGTGGTCACCTTCGAGATCGAGATGTTGGATGAATCGGAGACGTAGGACGTCGCTGTGGTGACCGCGCCGTTGGTGCCGCCGGACGCGGTGGAGGTGTCCGCCGTCGTGCCTGCCTGGCTGGCCTGGTACGCGGAGACGTCGGAGATCTCAACGTGCGGGACCACATACCGGTCAACGGCCCAGGCGGCGGCCCCACCGGCCGACAGCGTGAAGGCTACCGCCCCTGCTGTGACGGCCCGGCGGAAGCGTCCGGGTTTGCGTGTTGCTGATCGCTGCTGAGATGTCATGCCTCATTTCTAGGCAGGCAACTTAGCAGCGGGATTTGCCCGTTATGTGTGGCACCTGTGAAACCGGCGGACCGCCGTCCTGGCTAGCCGTCGTAATGTGTGCGCGCCGGTCCCTGGCCCAAGGCGTTGACCACGGCGGCTGCCACATCATGCAGCTTGGTGTTCCGGGTGCTGGACGCGGTCCTCAGGATGCCGAAAGCGTCCTGCTGGCTGCACCGGTTCTGGGCCATGATGATTCCGACAGCCATGTCGATGACCGTGCGGGACTCCAGCGTGGCCCGGAGGTTCGCGGCCGTTTCGCTGTAGTGCGCAAACCGCACCGCGAGGCGGAGCGCCAGCGAGGTCTGGCTGACGAAATCTTCGGCAAACTTCAGCACGCGGCCTTCGAACCGGTGGGGGCGGCGGGAGTACAGCAGCAGCGACGCCTTGGTTTCCCCCTCAAGCCGGAACGGAACCGCCGCTACGGACCGGACTCCCTGGGCAACCGCGGCGGTGGCGTAGTCCGGCCAGCGGGCATCGTCACTCAGGTCCGGCGCGTGGACAATTTCCTGGGCGGTTGAAGCCGTCAGGCCAGGGGTGTCGGTGAACCTGTGTTCAAGCCGGCCGATGGACTTTGCGTCCTGGCTGCTGCTGGCGACCGTGGCGGATTTGCGTTGCCGGAGGAGGGTGATGGCGCACAGCATTTCGTCGCCCGGTTCGGAGAGATTGCGTGCGGAGACCTGTGCCAGCTCATTAAGGAAGTCCTCAACGTCGGAGCTGTTGAGGACAAGTTCATGCAGGTGCTCGGTAATGGATGTATCGGTTTTTGTTGTTGACTCGCTGGCCACGGTTTTCTGGTGCCATTCGTTCAGGTCAAAACGAGCCAGCAACACACGTACGCCCCGCAACTGGGCGGGGAGCCGGTGATGGTCGCTGGATCGACGAACTTTCCAACGGCCTGCTGCTAAACCGATAACCAGAAGTATATACATTCCCGGCCCGTTCAAAGCGTCAGCTGGCTGGCCTGGAAGGGCGGAGGCTGGCGCGGGCCCGGCCTGCCCGGCACAATGAAGCAGGCGCCGGTGCTGCTGCGGGCTGGCCCTGGGATCAATGGCTCAAGCCAGTTGCTGCTGGGTTGCGGAGGGACGGGAACATGACCAGGCTGCTCATCATTGGTCCACCGGGTTCCGGCAAGGGAACGCAGGCCGGACACCTGGCGCGGCACTTCCGGATCCCTGCCGTCTCCACCGGGGACATCTTCCGGAGCAACGTCAACCAACATACCGAACTCGGGAACCAGGCCGCCAGGTACCTGGACGGCGGCCGCTTCGTACCGGACCACCTCACCAACGCGCTGGTCATGGACCGGCTCCTCCACGAGGACGTGAGGCGCGGGTTCCTGTTGGACGGCTATCCGCGCACAGCGCAGCAGGTAAGAGAACTCGACCGCATGCTCGCGGCGCAGGCGCAGGCGCTGGACGCTGTCATCGAGCTGCAGGCGCCCGATGCGGAACTGGAAGAGCGGATGCACAGGCGAGCCCAGGAACAGGGGCGCACGGACGACACCATCGACGTCTTCCGGCGCCGGCTGGACCTCTACCACCGGCAGACGCATGAAGTAGTCTCGGTGTACGCGGGCCGGGGCATTCTTGTGTCCGTCAACGGCAGCGGGGATCCGGACGGAATTACCGCCCTGGCGATCGCCGCCGTCGAAAAGTTCCTTGCAGCCCCGCGGCACCCGTCCTGACCGAACACCGCATGGTGAACGCACTCGAGCAGAAGGAAACACTGATGAGAATTGCTGTTACAGGCGGAAGCGGAAAACTGGGGCGGCACGTGGTGCGCCGGCTGACCGGCGACGGCCACCAGGTCCTCAACCTGGACCGGGCGGGGGAGCGCAGCCCGGACCTGCTGGTGGTGGACCTGCGCAACTACGGCCAGGTTGTGGACGCCCTGCTGGGCGTTGATGACCGGCATGACGGGTTCGACGCCGTGGTGCACCTGGGTGCCATTCCCGCCCCGGGCATCCTCCCGGACGCCGCCACATTTGAGAACAACATGCTGTCCACCTACAACGTCTTCCAGGCCGCGCGCCGTGCAGGCATCAAGAAGGTGGTGTACGCCTCCAGTGAGACGGTGCTCGGGTTGCCGTTCGACGTCGACCCGCCCTACATTCCCGTGGATGAGGAATACCCGCCGAGGCCGGAAAGCACCTACTCGCTGGTGAAGCGCCTGGAGGAGCAGATGGCCGTGGAGATGACGCGGTGGGACCCGGATCTGAGCATCACGGGTTTGCGGTTCTCCAACGTCATGGACGAGGCCGACTACGCAAGGTTCCCCTCCTTCGATGCGGACGCGATGCTGCGGAAGTGGAACCTGTGGGGCTACATCGACGGCAGGGACGGCGCTCAGGCCGTGGTGCGGGCGCTGGAGAACGCCAAGCCGGGGTTCGAGGCCTTCATCATCGCCAACGCGGACACGGTCATGAGCCGGTCAAGCGCCAGCCTGGCGGCCGAGGTCTTCCCCGACGTCAAGGTCACCAGGGAACTGGGCGAGCACGAAACAATGCTGTGCATCGACAAGGCGCGGCGCATGCTCGGTTTCGAGCCCGAGCACAGCTGGCGCAACCACGCGCCGGCCGCGTCCGGTGGTGCCCAAAGCTAGGAATTTACGGCAGCCCGCAGGAATCTCCAAGGGTTGGCACAGGATCATCCAAGGAGCCGGAAGCGTTGTGCTTCCGGCTCCTATCCTTTTGGTACCAGGGGCGGAATTACCTGCCCCGCAGTTTTCCCCGCCACTTCAAGGACCCCACCATTCGTACCCGATTCTTCGTGCTGCCGGCCCTCACGGCCCTGCTGTCCGCCGTCGCCCTTTCCACCGCGTCCCTGCCCGCCGCCGCGGCTCCTGTCACTGGCCCGCCCGCCGAGGCGGCCGGAGCCGGCAACGGCACCGGCCGCTATATCGTCCGGTTCGCCCCCACTGCCGATGTCGCAGCCGAGGTGTCCGGACTTCGCGGGCAGGGCCTCGCCGTCGGCCGTACCTTTGGACACGCAGTCCGCGGCGCCGTGGTCACCGCCAACCCGGCCCAGGCGGCAACCCTCAGGAGGTCCGGGAAAGTGTTGTCCGTGGAGCCCGACGCCCCCGTCAAAGTTTCGGGGACCGAGCAGCCTGCTCCCTGGGGCCTGGACCGTGCTGACCAGCGGGCGCTTCCGCTTTCCGGTTCCTACTCCTGGACCGCGGCCGGCACCGGCGTGACCGCTTACGTGGTGGACACCGGCATCCTCGCATCGCACTCCGACTTCGGCGGCCGGGTGGCAGCAGGCTGGACCGCCGTGGCGGACGGCAACGGCACTACTGACTGCAACGGCCACGGCACCCACGTGGCCGGAACCGTGGCCGGCGCCACGTACGGCGTGGCCAAGAGCGCCACCCTGGTGCCGGTCAGGGTGCTCGACTGCGCCGGGTCCGGCTACAACTCGGACGTGGTGGCGGGCCTGGACTGGATCGCCGCGAACCACGCCGCAGGGGCGCCCGCGGTGGCCAACCTCAGCCTGGGCGGAGCTGCCAGCAGTACCGTGGACGCCGCCATCCAGGCAGTCATTGACGACGGCGTCACCACCGTGGTTGCCGCCGGAAACTCCGCCGTGGACGCCTGCACCGCTTCACCCGCCCGCGTCCCGGGCGCCGTGACGGTGGCAGCCAGCGACTCCGCCGACAAGCAGGCGTCGTTCTCCAACTTCGGGTCCTGCGTGGACCTGTACGCTCCCGGCGTCGGCATCACCTCCACCTACTACACCTCCACCACCGCCACGGCATCCATGTCCGGAACCTCCATGGCTGCGCCGCACACTGCCGGGGCCGCCGCCGTCCTGCTGTCACAGAATCCCGCACTGACGCCGGCCCAGGTGGCCGGGGCACTGGTATCCAACGCCACCGCCGGAGTGATCGCCGGGGCCACCACGGGAACCCCGAACCGGCTGTTGTACACGGCCGCGGACGCGACGGCACCTGCTCCTGCTCCTGCCCCGACCGTCACCTCCGTCGCGCCGGCCGCCAGGGCCACGGCAGTGGCAGCCGGCACGAACGTATCGGCCGCCTTCAGTGCCGCTGTGCAGGGTGTGTCCGCCGCGACCTTCGTGCTCAGGAATGCAGCCGGCACCACCATTGCGGCCACCGTCACCTACAACGCCACCACCAGGACGGCCACCCTTGATCCGGCAGCAAACCTGGCCGCCGACACAAGCTACACCGCCAGCCTGGCAGGTGGAACCTCGGCCATCCGCGATGCCGCGGGCACGCCGCTGGCCTCCATCAGCTGGACGTTCACCACCGGCCCGGCGCCCACCGTCACCGGATACTCCCCGGGCAGCAACGACCTCCTGGTCCGCCGGAGCAGCAACATCAGCGCCACCTTCAGCGAGGCAGTCCAGGGCGTCGGCACCACCACGTTCACACTGAAAAACACGTCCACGGGCGCCGTGGTGGCGGCAGCGGCCTACCGCAATGGCACCACCAACCAGTGGGTCCTGGACCCCCAGGAACCGCTGGCCGCAAAGACCCGGTATACCGTGACGCTGACCGGGGGGACCGCCGCCATCCGGGACCTGGCCGGAAACCCCCTCGCAGGCCGGAGCTGGCAGTTCACCACCGGCTCGTTCTGACCGCGTGATGGAGTGAATGGCCCGTCGCCGGGATAATCTTCAGCCTAGGCATTCATCACGGTACGCATTTACGGCGGCGTAGGGACGGGCAGCACATTGGTACAGAAATCAGCAGGTTCCGCAGCCACGAAAAAGAGCAACGGCAGGTGGCACACCTTCCATGAAAAGTTCGTGGTGGAGGAACGCTACGTGGACCCTGACGACCGGCGCGGTCTTTACCGGGCGTCAGCCATCCTGGCCGTGGCGGGGCTGGCACTCTTTATTGCCACGCTTGTCAGCGTGGTCCAGGCCGACGGGCTCTCCGCCGCCGACACCCCCGTGCATGACTGGCTGCTGACAACCCGTTCGGGCGCCGTGACGGCCATCATGATCTTCCTGGCCGTGTTCTTCGGACCCATCGCACTGCCGATCATCGTGCTGGTGGTGATCCTTGTCTGGGGATTCGCAGCCAAACACGCCTGGCGCCCCATCCTGCTCGCGTCCGCGATGCTGACCGGCGTGATTGTTTCGCAGATCATCCTCCACATCGTCCAGCGGTCGCGGCCGCCCGTGGACCAGATGCTGTTCGGTGCGGACCAGACCTTTTCGTTCCCGTCCGGGCACGTCCTGGGAGCCTGCGACTTCCTGCTGGTGGGCGCCTACCTCATCTTCTCCCGGCGCCGGAACCCGCGCGCAGCAGTCTTCGGATTTATCGGGGCCGGAATCGGGATCATCCTCGCTATCGTCAGCCGCCTGTACCTTGGCTATCACTGGACCACCGACGCGCTGGCATCGTTCTCGCTGTCGCTGCTCATCCTTGGCGGGGTCATCGCGCTCGATACCTGGCGGACGGCCAGGATTCCGGGGGAGCCCGTCACCGGAGAGCTGTCAAAGGCGGAATTCCCCCCGGAGTAGTACGTTCCCGGGAAGGAGCCGGTCCGGCCTGCTCCCCGGGCTCACTGCGGCCGCGACCTTGCACGCTTGAGCGCCCGGTGCAGTTTGACGTTCGCTGCCTCCAGCTCCAGGACTTTGGCAACGCCTGCCAGGTTCAACCCCTCCTGCAGGAGCTCCCCGATCCGCAGCAGCACGGCGATATCGTCGTCGCTGTACTGGCGCGTGCCGCCCGCTGTCCGCGAGGGCGTCAGCAGCCCCTTGGTCTCGTACAGCCTGATGTTTTGCTGTCCGGTTCCCGTGAGTTCCGCCGCCACCGAGATGGCGTACAGGGCCCGTGAACCGGGGGAGCGGCCGTCCCGTCCTGCTTCAGGACCTGCCATGTTGCCTCCCAAATCCGCTCCTCCGGTATCTTGCTTCAGTTTCCCACGAGTGCTATAAAAAATCTATATCAATCACCATAGATTAAGCGGGGATGGATGGCTGCAGATCCAGTACCTGGAAACTGAAGGAGTGGGAAATGATGTTAATGCGTACCGACCCGTTCCGTGAGCTGGACCGGCTCACCCAGCAGGTCTTTGGGACCGCCGCCCGCCCGGCGGCCATGCCCATGGACGCGTGGCAGGAAGAGGGGGAATTCGTGGTGGCGTTCGACCTTCCCGGTGTGAAGGTGGATTCCCTTGACCTGAACGTTGAACGGAACGTCCTGACCGTGAGGGCCGAGCGCCAGGAACCGACGCAGGCCAATGTGGAGCTTGTGGCATCGGAGCGTCCCCGTGGTGTGTTCAGCCGCCAGTTGATTCTGGGTGACACCCTGGACACCGAGAAAATCAAGGCCAGCTACGACCAGGGCGTCCTGACCCTGCGGATCCCGGTTGCTGAACAGGCCAAGCCACGCAAGATCGAGATCCAGACCCAGCAGGGCGGGATGCAACAGGTCGGCGCCTAGGACCACGCTTTACCGCACCTTCCCAGCCGGCAGGGGCGCCGGCGGAACAGGAGGCTGGGATGACTGATGTCCCTGATTACTACACCATCCTGGGCGTAGGGCGGGATGCCACCCGGCAGGAAATCTCGCATGCATACCGTGCCCTCATGCGCAGCCACCATCCGGACATGGACGGCGGGCAGGCAACCGGGAAGACCGAAGCGATGGGGGATAAGCCGGCGAAGAAAGGCAATCCCGGGCAAAGGGACGAACTCCTCCGGATCATGCAGGCGTTCAACGTGCTGCGTGACCCCGGGCGCCGCGCCGACTACGACAGGAAGCTGGCGGCAGCGGCACCCACCATCATTCCTGTCCGGAAAGTCCGCGGCACGGGCGGAGTATCCGGGCACACCATCCGCGTCACCCCGGTGCGGTGGGAAAGCGGGCCCTGGTCCTGAACCCAGGGCTATTCATTCAAGGAGGCGGAAAACTGCATGAGCGACTGGCGGCGCTACGATTCTCACCTTATTCCTGCATTCCACGAGCGTTTTGAGCAGCGGTGGGGTGCGGGAACGGCACCCTTCCTGGACCCCGAGGCGCATGAACAGCCCCTGCCGCGGGCCCAGTGGATCAACCCGGCCACAGGTGCCGCGTTGGCGGTGGTCCCGGTCTGGACCGCCGATGAGAGGCAGCAGCGCTCCTTCGGCGTGTTCTACCTCCCGCCCGCCGGGGACATCTGGGTCCTTCGGCCCGGCTACACCGGGTACCTGGAACCGTCCGACGGCGACACAGAACACCTGGTGACACTGCGCAACGATGCCTTCCGCAAGGCAGTCGCGCACGCCAAGGAGTTCCTCTTCGGATCGCAATAGCCGACGTCCCGGGGGCGGACCTGCTGCCCGTCAGCCCTCCCTTGTGCCATCCTGAGACGTACCCTGACCACCGTGACTAAAAGGCTGGACCCAATGCACATCTCCGCCAAGGACCTCGCAGCGATCATCCCTCCGGGGTTCACGCTTGGCGTCGCCACCGCAGCATTCCAGATCGAAGGGGCGCTGGACGAGGACGGCCGCGGACCCGCGGGCTGGGACAGGTTTGCCGCCAAACCCGGCGCCATCGTGGAGGACCACAGCCCCGTGGTGGCCACGGACCACTACCACCGGATGCCGCAGGACGTGGCCCTCCTCAAGCAGCTTGGCGTTGACTCCTACCGGTTCTCCTTTTCCTGGCCGCGCATCCAGCCGGGCGGCACCGGACCGGCCAACCGCGCAGGCATGGCGTTTTACGACCGGCTCCTGGATGAGCTGCTGGCCAACGGGATCGCGCCAATGGCCACCATCTACCACTGGGACACGCCCCTGGAGCTGGATGAGGCGGGCGGCTGGATGAACCGGGACACCGCCTACCGGCTGGGGGAGTACGCCGCGCTCGTGGCGGACGCCTTCGGGGACAGGGTGGCCCGGTGGGTCACCATCAACGAGCCGGCAACGGTGAGCGCCAACGGCTATTCCCTGGGGCTGCATTCGCCCGGCAAGGACCTCGCCCTGGGCGCCTTCCCCACCGTCCACCACCAGCTGCTGGGCCATGGGCTGGCCGTACAGGCCCTTCGCGCCGCACGGGTACCTGGCGAAATCGGCATGACCAACGTCTATTCGCCCATGGTGCCGAACTCCGCCAACCCCCTGGACAGGATCAGCGCCGGCCTCATGGACCTGGGCCAGAACCGGCTCTACGCGGACCCGGTCCTGACGGGCAAGTATCCGGACCTCATCCGCGCGGCCAAGGTCTTCAGCTCCTTTGAACATCCCGAAGAGGACATGGAGATCATTTCCCAGCCTCTCGATTTCTATGGGCTCAACTACTACATGCCCACCAAGGTGGCCGTCGGGCCGGGCAACGGCGCCGTGCCGGCGAGCATGGCCGAGGCCATGGGCAGCGACCTCAGTGCGGCAGGCAGTGGCGGGACGCCCTTCCACGTGGAGGCCTGGCCGGAAGCGGACGTCACCGCCTACGGTTGGCCGGTCAAGCCCGAGTACATGGCCGTGGCCCTGAGGGAGATGGCGGAGCGTTACCCCAACCTGCCTCCGGTGATCATCACCGAAGGCGGAGCCAGCTTCGAGGACATCATTGTCCGGGACAAGTCCACCAACACCAGGTTCATCCCGGACGAGCGCCGGCTGAAGTACATTTCCGACCATCTTGAAACCGCGCTGCGCGCCACGGCCCCCGGCGGTGAGGCGGAGTCCGTGGATCTTCGCGGCTATTACGTGTGGTCGTTTTTGGACAACTTTGAGTGGTCGGCAGGATACAAGCAGCCGTTCGGCCTTATGCACGTGGACTTCGAAACGCTGGAGCGGACGCCCAAGGCATCCTACTTCTGGTTCCAGGAGCTGATCGAGGAACGCGACCTGGCTGCCGCGGCTGAGGCGGCGATCGCGCAGGCCGCGGTTCCGGATCTGCTGGGTGGTGAAGATTTCGAGGGCAGTGCGGAAATGGTGGACAGTGAAGCGCCCGACGACGGCGCGCCCCTGGGTGCCAGCGCACAGTAACGCACACCACCGCAAGGCACAGCACCCTAAGTCACAGCACCGTAAGGCGCTGCTGGGTGTGGCGCCGGTCAGCCCCGGAGCAGGTCCAGCATGGCGAGCTGCTTGGCGATGCCGGCGCCATCAGGGGAGTAGATCCACGGCACGCGGGAGGTTGTGTGGTCTCCGTCCTCGGAGTGGCCGCCCGCGAACACCGACTCGCTGACGGACAGCTGCCGGATGGCGATCGCAGCAACCTTGTCCGGGTTTTCGGCGGCAAAGGCGGAGTAGATGGCCTCGTCGTGCTGGCCGTTGTCACCGATCAGGAGCCACCGCATATCCGGGAATTCCTGGGCCAGCCGCTCCAGGTTGCGGTGCTTGTGGTCCTGGCCGCTGCGGAACCAGCGGTCCTGCGTGAGGCCCCAGTCCGTCAACAGCAGCGCGCCCTTGGGGTACATGTTGCGGGTCAGGAACCGCGCCAGGGTGGGGGCTGCGTTCCAGGGGCCGGTGGACAGGTAGATGACCGGCGCCTCGGGGTGTTCAATGGTCAGCCGGTCCAGCAGCACGGCCATGCCCGGCGTGGCCATGCGTGCCCGTTCGCTGAGTACGAAGGTGTTCCACAAGGCCAGGAAGGGCCGGGGCAGGGCGGTCACCATGACGGTGTCGTCGATGTCCGAGACGATCCCGAATTCCACGCCCGGGGCGATCACCTGGATCAGTGCCTCGGCCGGTTCGGTTCCCTCCGCCCGCAGCACCGCGGTGTGCCAGCCGGGGGACAGCTGCACGTCCACCTCGGTGTCAATCAGCCCG
This window encodes:
- a CDS encoding Hsp20/alpha crystallin family protein, which produces MLMRTDPFRELDRLTQQVFGTAARPAAMPMDAWQEEGEFVVAFDLPGVKVDSLDLNVERNVLTVRAERQEPTQANVELVASERPRGVFSRQLILGDTLDTEKIKASYDQGVLTLRIPVAEQAKPRKIEIQTQQGGMQQVGA
- a CDS encoding App1 family protein — protein: MDTAPQNTAQDTARPPRRNTKGHTALSGSQFFRLAHHVSDTVNDIRIRLAKRWKFVPQTIAYQGYGSTTRVRVLGRVLLTQSPLPGSKAEHEARNGTQNIRGWRAFTGVPLQFTDVEITIGDVVTHVTADRGGLIDTEVDVQLSPGWHTAVLRAEGTEPAEALIQVIAPGVEFGIVSDIDDTVMVTALPRPFLALWNTFVLSERARMATPGMAVLLDRLTIEHPEAPVIYLSTGPWNAAPTLARFLTRNMYPKGALLLTDWGLTQDRWFRSGQDHKHRNLERLAQEFPDMRWLLIGDNGQHDEAIYSAFAAENPDKVAAIAIRQLSVSESVFAGGHSEDGDHTTSRVPWIYSPDGAGIAKQLAMLDLLRG
- a CDS encoding MerR family transcriptional regulator, which translates into the protein MAGPEAGRDGRSPGSRALYAISVAAELTGTGQQNIRLYETKGLLTPSRTAGGTRQYSDDDIAVLLRIGELLQEGLNLAGVAKVLELEAANVKLHRALKRARSRPQ
- a CDS encoding S8 family serine peptidase yields the protein MLPALTALLSAVALSTASLPAAAAPVTGPPAEAAGAGNGTGRYIVRFAPTADVAAEVSGLRGQGLAVGRTFGHAVRGAVVTANPAQAATLRRSGKVLSVEPDAPVKVSGTEQPAPWGLDRADQRALPLSGSYSWTAAGTGVTAYVVDTGILASHSDFGGRVAAGWTAVADGNGTTDCNGHGTHVAGTVAGATYGVAKSATLVPVRVLDCAGSGYNSDVVAGLDWIAANHAAGAPAVANLSLGGAASSTVDAAIQAVIDDGVTTVVAAGNSAVDACTASPARVPGAVTVAASDSADKQASFSNFGSCVDLYAPGVGITSTYYTSTTATASMSGTSMAAPHTAGAAAVLLSQNPALTPAQVAGALVSNATAGVIAGATTGTPNRLLYTAADATAPAPAPAPTVTSVAPAARATAVAAGTNVSAAFSAAVQGVSAATFVLRNAAGTTIAATVTYNATTRTATLDPAANLAADTSYTASLAGGTSAIRDAAGTPLASISWTFTTGPAPTVTGYSPGSNDLLVRRSSNISATFSEAVQGVGTTTFTLKNTSTGAVVAAAAYRNGTTNQWVLDPQEPLAAKTRYTVTLTGGTAAIRDLAGNPLAGRSWQFTTGSF
- a CDS encoding NAD-dependent epimerase/dehydratase family protein, which gives rise to MRIAVTGGSGKLGRHVVRRLTGDGHQVLNLDRAGERSPDLLVVDLRNYGQVVDALLGVDDRHDGFDAVVHLGAIPAPGILPDAATFENNMLSTYNVFQAARRAGIKKVVYASSETVLGLPFDVDPPYIPVDEEYPPRPESTYSLVKRLEEQMAVEMTRWDPDLSITGLRFSNVMDEADYARFPSFDADAMLRKWNLWGYIDGRDGAQAVVRALENAKPGFEAFIIANADTVMSRSSASLAAEVFPDVKVTRELGEHETMLCIDKARRMLGFEPEHSWRNHAPAASGGAQS
- a CDS encoding GAF and ANTAR domain-containing protein encodes the protein MASESTTKTDTSITEHLHELVLNSSDVEDFLNELAQVSARNLSEPGDEMLCAITLLRQRKSATVASSSQDAKSIGRLEHRFTDTPGLTASTAQEIVHAPDLSDDARWPDYATAAVAQGVRSVAAVPFRLEGETKASLLLYSRRPHRFEGRVLKFAEDFVSQTSLALRLAVRFAHYSETAANLRATLESRTVIDMAVGIIMAQNRCSQQDAFGILRTASSTRNTKLHDVAAAVVNALGQGPARTHYDG
- a CDS encoding glycoside hydrolase family 1 protein — its product is MHISAKDLAAIIPPGFTLGVATAAFQIEGALDEDGRGPAGWDRFAAKPGAIVEDHSPVVATDHYHRMPQDVALLKQLGVDSYRFSFSWPRIQPGGTGPANRAGMAFYDRLLDELLANGIAPMATIYHWDTPLELDEAGGWMNRDTAYRLGEYAALVADAFGDRVARWVTINEPATVSANGYSLGLHSPGKDLALGAFPTVHHQLLGHGLAVQALRAARVPGEIGMTNVYSPMVPNSANPLDRISAGLMDLGQNRLYADPVLTGKYPDLIRAAKVFSSFEHPEEDMEIISQPLDFYGLNYYMPTKVAVGPGNGAVPASMAEAMGSDLSAAGSGGTPFHVEAWPEADVTAYGWPVKPEYMAVALREMAERYPNLPPVIITEGGASFEDIIVRDKSTNTRFIPDERRLKYISDHLETALRATAPGGEAESVDLRGYYVWSFLDNFEWSAGYKQPFGLMHVDFETLERTPKASYFWFQELIEERDLAAAAEAAIAQAAVPDLLGGEDFEGSAEMVDSEAPDDGAPLGASAQ
- a CDS encoding J domain-containing protein: MTDVPDYYTILGVGRDATRQEISHAYRALMRSHHPDMDGGQATGKTEAMGDKPAKKGNPGQRDELLRIMQAFNVLRDPGRRADYDRKLAAAAPTIIPVRKVRGTGGVSGHTIRVTPVRWESGPWS
- a CDS encoding adenylate kinase — protein: MTRLLIIGPPGSGKGTQAGHLARHFRIPAVSTGDIFRSNVNQHTELGNQAARYLDGGRFVPDHLTNALVMDRLLHEDVRRGFLLDGYPRTAQQVRELDRMLAAQAQALDAVIELQAPDAELEERMHRRAQEQGRTDDTIDVFRRRLDLYHRQTHEVVSVYAGRGILVSVNGSGDPDGITALAIAAVEKFLAAPRHPS
- a CDS encoding phosphodiester glycosidase family protein encodes the protein MTSQQRSATRKPGRFRRAVTAGAVAFTLSAGGAAAWAVDRYVVPHVEISDVSAYQASQAGTTADTSTASGGTNGAVTTATSYVSDSSNISISKVTTGSGDSTVTYYVADVVLSDATALQSAFANNSFGGNITENTSAIAEANNAVFAINGDYYGFRDTGIVIRNGVVFRDAGARQGLAFYRDGTVKVYDETATTAAQLVADGVWNTLSFGPSLLDNGQVAAGIEDVEVDTNFGNHSIQGEQPRTAVGVIDQNHLVFVVVDGRSPGYSAGVTMTGLAGIMQGLGATTAYNIDGGGSSTMYFNGALVNNPLGQDKERGTSDILYIGQ
- a CDS encoding phosphatase PAP2 family protein codes for the protein MVQKSAGSAATKKSNGRWHTFHEKFVVEERYVDPDDRRGLYRASAILAVAGLALFIATLVSVVQADGLSAADTPVHDWLLTTRSGAVTAIMIFLAVFFGPIALPIIVLVVILVWGFAAKHAWRPILLASAMLTGVIVSQIILHIVQRSRPPVDQMLFGADQTFSFPSGHVLGACDFLLVGAYLIFSRRRNPRAAVFGFIGAGIGIILAIVSRLYLGYHWTTDALASFSLSLLILGGVIALDTWRTARIPGEPVTGELSKAEFPPE